The following proteins come from a genomic window of Micavibrio aeruginosavorus EPB:
- a CDS encoding DUF3833 domain-containing protein encodes MLSSCAGNNIDYYKGTTPQADIREYFNGPVKAWGIVQDWRGRVVRRFDVDMVGTWDGDVGTLIENFNYYDGKTQQRVWTITKQPDGSYTGTASDIIDKASGVAEGSAVRWNYVMDLPVGDKVYRIRFDDWMWVMNDGVLINRSYLKKFGVTVSELTIFMQKQAQ; translated from the coding sequence ATGCTGAGTAGCTGTGCCGGAAATAATATTGATTATTACAAAGGAACGACACCGCAGGCGGATATTCGTGAATATTTTAACGGTCCCGTCAAAGCATGGGGGATCGTGCAGGATTGGCGCGGGCGTGTCGTGCGTCGTTTCGATGTTGATATGGTCGGAACGTGGGATGGTGATGTTGGAACACTGATTGAAAACTTTAATTATTATGATGGAAAGACGCAGCAGCGCGTATGGACCATTACGAAACAGCCGGATGGAAGCTATACCGGAACGGCGTCCGATATTATAGACAAAGCCAGTGGCGTAGCCGAGGGTAGCGCTGTACGTTGGAATTATGTGATGGATTTGCCTGTGGGTGATAAAGTATATCGCATTCGTTTCGATGATTGGATGTGGGTTATGAATGACGGTGTTTTGATAAATCGTTCCTACTTGAAAAAGTTCGGCGTA
- a CDS encoding MFS transporter, whose protein sequence is MNQTPVTRDKLFQYGAIAIPLAFAGFPLYVLAPDFYATNHGISLALLGMILLFIRLWDAVQDPLIGWLVDKSVRFFVPITTVALLSLCLSITLLFNTIMLSPLIWFGACMFMAVTAYSVIAIILGAQATLWTEDKNDQTRIAGVREAFGLVGLILAVSMPSILQDIVPEGRVYLWYGFILTILGAIALFLFSKAARINISRTPSLRVPSPFTAVRSTPRQMGRFFAIYAVSMLASSVPAVLVIFFVRDLLGAEHMVGPFLLLYFLSGIVGMPLWKKISEARGKYAAWAMSNILAIAGFAGAFLLGHGDIVAYAIVCLVSGLALGADLTLPPSILSSQIHADNKQNLSGTYYALLAFIGKISLAVASAIALPYLDYAGFVPQAINAPNSLWSLSLAYALIPCVLKFIAAVLLYCFFIAPSSGEKNETV, encoded by the coding sequence ATGAACCAAACGCCGGTCACGCGCGATAAGCTTTTTCAGTATGGCGCAATTGCCATACCGCTGGCGTTTGCGGGTTTCCCACTTTATGTCCTGGCGCCCGACTTCTATGCCACGAACCATGGAATATCGCTTGCGCTTTTGGGCATGATATTGTTGTTCATCAGGCTTTGGGATGCGGTGCAAGACCCTTTAATCGGCTGGTTGGTCGACAAATCGGTTCGTTTTTTTGTGCCGATTACCACTGTTGCGCTTTTGTCTTTATGTCTGTCAATCACGCTTCTGTTTAATACGATCATGCTGTCACCGCTTATATGGTTCGGTGCTTGCATGTTTATGGCCGTTACGGCATACAGCGTGATTGCGATTATCCTTGGTGCGCAAGCAACATTGTGGACCGAAGACAAAAATGATCAGACACGAATCGCTGGAGTCCGCGAGGCATTCGGACTTGTCGGCCTTATCCTCGCCGTTTCGATGCCGTCCATCTTGCAGGACATTGTGCCGGAAGGCCGTGTGTATCTTTGGTATGGTTTTATCCTGACCATTTTGGGAGCTATTGCTCTCTTTCTTTTCTCAAAAGCGGCTCGCATTAATATATCGCGCACACCATCTTTGCGGGTGCCTTCCCCCTTCACTGCGGTGCGGTCCACGCCGCGTCAGATGGGGCGCTTTTTCGCTATTTATGCAGTCAGTATGCTTGCATCGAGCGTTCCTGCGGTTCTTGTGATTTTCTTTGTGCGCGATTTGCTGGGCGCGGAACATATGGTGGGGCCATTTCTCCTGCTCTATTTTCTGTCGGGAATTGTGGGGATGCCCCTTTGGAAAAAAATCAGCGAAGCCCGCGGAAAATACGCGGCCTGGGCGATGTCCAATATTCTGGCTATCGCTGGATTCGCGGGGGCCTTCCTTCTTGGACATGGCGACATTGTGGCTTACGCCATCGTGTGCCTGGTTTCTGGCTTGGCCTTGGGGGCGGATTTGACGTTGCCGCCATCAATCCTGTCCAGCCAAATTCACGCGGACAACAAGCAAAATCTGTCTGGAACCTATTACGCGCTTTTGGCTTTTATTGGAAAAATAAGCCTCGCTGTCGCTTCGGCGATTGCGCTTCCCTATCTCGATTATGCTGGGTTTGTGCCGCAGGCCATAAACGCCCCGAATTCTTTATGGTCGCTTTCTCTGGCTTACGCATTGATACCATGCGTGCTGAAATTCATCGCGGCGGTTTTGCTCTATTGTTTCTTCATCGCCCCGTCTTCAGGAGAGAAAAATGAAACCGTTTAA
- a CDS encoding chalcone isomerase family protein gives MLRNIIAVLLVVMSLPQPAVAASDVILAKLQNPKIVGEGVLTYAFWDVYKATLYAPDGRWDARKPFVLSIEYYRDIKGAAIADRSVQEIRRQGFSDEVILAAWHSQMKGIFPDVQNGTTLSAAYIPGKETIFYRNGKRISTIKGDAFAQHFFAIWLGQNTSEPSLRQALLGDK, from the coding sequence CAGTTCTTTTGGTGGTGATGTCCCTTCCGCAGCCGGCCGTTGCCGCTTCGGATGTCATCCTGGCAAAATTGCAGAACCCCAAAATTGTTGGCGAAGGTGTTTTGACCTATGCATTCTGGGATGTTTACAAAGCGACTTTGTACGCCCCGGATGGGCGGTGGGATGCCCGAAAGCCCTTTGTTCTGTCCATCGAATATTATCGCGATATAAAGGGCGCGGCGATTGCTGACCGATCCGTGCAAGAAATCCGGCGCCAGGGTTTTTCGGATGAAGTCATTCTAGCGGCCTGGCATTCCCAAATGAAGGGGATCTTTCCCGATGTTCAAAATGGAACAACGCTTTCGGCGGCATATATTCCTGGGAAAGAGACAATTTTTTACCGTAATGGTAAAAGAATTTCCACCATCAAGGGTGATGCTTTTGCCCAACATTTCTTTGCGATATGGCTTGGCCAGAATACGTCAGAGCCAAGCTTGCGCCAGGCGTTGTTGGGGGATAAATGA